Proteins from a single region of Carassius carassius chromosome 25, fCarCar2.1, whole genome shotgun sequence:
- the LOC132104184 gene encoding UPF0500 protein C1orf216 homolog isoform X2, producing the protein MGASESQTKLKMLQQDRAMNPVLGSQPLVAPHLTLHINTNSQKRRKKDGNFNFLGQDDDTMTGDENRNQVRPKALGRDLPLSSNHYGPGPLSPLSRLPCWSPLEPLPEIESGDDMGGRVPPDGAEEGKVDEEMRRVTDDEKEKALGESEKVEDLLDNDEEVDGVIDWADSDEEFEFSYRSESSSPLSTESGDIGAAGSHNSIWDQICRERPTADNGNRKATADTLKNQNHVDKKAERRRESLEGTDAVEDGSTDSDIDPCSELPDLMEAVWTLQDREQFKAQEMEKHQVQLTMYRRLALIRWVRTLQNRVQEQQNRLQSSFDVILTHRKELLRMGAATAAQ; encoded by the exons ATGGG AGCGAGTGAATctcaaacaaaactgaaaatgcttCAGCAAGATCGGGCCATGAACCCTGTCCTTGGAAGTCAACCTCTGGTTGCACCACACTTAACTCTGCACATCAATACCAATAGTCAAAAGAGGCGCAAGAAAGATGGTAACTTTAACTTTCTTGGGCAGGATGATGACACTATGACAGGAGATGAAAATCGCAACCAGGTGCGCCCAAAAGCTTTGGGCCGTGATCTGCCTCTTTCTTCCAACCACTATGGACCTGGACCCCTCTCCCCATTGTCTCGTCTGCCATGCTGGAGCCCTTTGGAGCCTCTTCCTGAGATTGAAAGTGGAGACGATATGGGTGGCAGAGTGCCTCCAGATGGTGCAGAGGAAGGCAAGGTTGATGAAGAGATGAGGAGAGTGACAGATGATGAAAAGGAGAAGGCACTGGGAGAGAGTGAGAAAGTGGAGGACCTACTGGATAATGACGAAGAGGTGGATGGAGTGATAGACTGGGCTGACAGTGATGAAGAGTTTGAATTCAGCTACAGGTCAGAAAGCTCTTCCCCACTCAGCACAGAGAGTGGTGACATTGGGGCCGCAGGGTCCCACAATTCCATCTGGGATCAAATCTGCCGTGAACGTCCAACAGCTGACAATGGCAATAGGAAGGCGACTGCAGACACCCTGAAAAACCAAAACCATGTGGATAAGAAAGCAGAGCGGCGTCGAGAGAGCCTGGAGGGCACAGATGCAGTTGAAGATGGCTCGACCGACTCCGATATCGACCCCTGTTCTGAACTGCCGGACCTTATGGAGGCTGTTTGGACACTACAGGACCGGGAGCAGTTTAAGGCACAGGAGATGGAGAAGCATCAGGTCCAGCTGACCATGTATCGTCGCCTGGCCCTTATCCGGTGGGTTCGCACCTTACAAAATCGCGTCCAGGAGCAGCAAAACCGCCTCCAGTCAAGTTTCGATGTCATTCTTACACATAGGAAAGAGCTTCTACGCATGGGTGCTGCCACTGCTGCCCAATAA
- the LOC132104185 gene encoding transcription factor AP-2-epsilon isoform X1, with amino-acid sequence MLWKSRTKSEPYCLQDRADGLSSSSPSGRLSHLSSLNQAAYSSAPPLCHTPASDFQPPYFPPPYPQSSLSYSQSQDTGYPHLTDPYPSINSLHQHQQAAWHSQRSRSEDAGLLSQSHRALSLDPRREYPGVPRLLHHGLGEGAAALGEGPLGMHAVGHHGLDDIQGMEEASALGILDHSVIKKVPLPSKLNGSMVSALSLTKEGLGLGGVSNPAEVFCSVPGRLSLLSSTSKYKVTVGEVQRRLAPPECLNASLLGGVLRRAKSKNGGRCLRERLEKIGLNLPAGRRKAANVTLLTALVEGEAVHLARDFGYVCETEFPARATAEYLCRQSDPDQLPTRRSMLLATKEICKEFLDLMSQDRSPLGASRPTPCLEPGVQSNLTHFSLLTHGFGTPAICAALSAFQSYLLEALKLLDKGEGGGKIHHDKELKHRK; translated from the exons GACCGTGCGGACGGACTGTCCAGCTCTTCTCCGAGCGGACGACTCTCTCATCTGTCTTCGCTGAACCAGGCTGCGTATTCTTCGGCTCCCCCTCTCTGCCACACTCCTGCGTCCGACTTCCAGCCGCCCTACTTTCCACCTCCATACCCTCAGTCCTCACTGTCTTATTCCCAGAGCCAAGACACCGGATACCCGCATTTAACGGACCCCTATCCTTCCATCAACTCCCTCCATCAGCACCAACAGGCAGCGTGGCACTCCCAGCGCTCTCGCTCAGAGGACGCGGGGCTTCTGTCGCAGTCACACCGCGCTCTAAGCTTAGATCCGCGGCGGGAGTATCCGGGCGTTCCGCGGTTGCTCCATCATGGACTGGGTGAAGGAGCAGCGGCGCTCGGTGAAGGTCCTCTGGGAATGCACGCAGTTGGTCATCACGGTCTGGATGACATTCAG GGTATGGAGGAGGCATCCGCTTTGGGGATCCTGGACCATTCTGTTATCAAGAAAG TTCCGCTCCCATCAAAGCTAAACGGCTCAATGGTCTCTGCCTTGTCCCTCACTAAAGAAGGCCTGGGCCTGGGCGGTGTGTCCAACCCCGCAGAGGTTTTCTGTTCTGTCCCAGGACGCTTGTCGCTCCTCAGCTCCACATCTAAATATAAGGTCACAGTTGGAGAGGTGCAGAGACGCCTGGCCCCACCTGAGTGCCTCAACGCCTCGCTGCTTGGAGGAGTCTTGCGCAG AGCCAAATCAAAAAATGGAGGCCGCTGTTTACGAGAACGTCTGGAGAAGATCGGCCTCAACCTTCCTGCTGGTCGGCGAAAGGCAGCCAACGTCACACTCCTCACAGCACTGGTGGAAG GTGAGGCAGTTCATCTCGCACGGGACTTTGGGTATGTGTGTGAGACTGAGTTCCCCGCCCGGGCCACCGCAGAGTATCTGTGCAGACAAAGTGACCCAGATCAGCTGCCCACACGACGTAGTATGCTGCTGGCCACCAA GGAGATTTGCAAGGAGTTTTTGGACCTGATGTCGCAGGACAGGTCGCCGTTGGGTGCAAGTCGCCCCACCCCCTGCCTGGAGCCCGGGGTGCAAAGCAACCTGACCCACTTCAGCCTCCTCACCCACGGTTTCGGCACACCCGCCATTTGTGCCGCCCTGTCAGCCTTCCAGAGTTACTTGCTAGAGGCCCTAAAACTGCTGGATAAAGGAGAGGGAGGAGGAAAAATCCACCATGACAAGGAACTCAAGCACCGCAAATGA
- the LOC132104692 gene encoding proteasome subunit beta type-2-like: protein MEYLIGIQGPDFVLVAADNVAASSIIQMKHDYDKMFKLSEKILLLCVGEAGDTVQFAEYIQKNVQLYKMRNGYELSPAAAANFTRKNLADYLRSRTPYHVNLLLAGYDETDGPGLYYMDHLSALAKAPFAAHGYGAFLTLSILDRYYRPDLTREEAVDLLKKCLEELNKRFILNLPSFTVRLIDKDGIHDMEKLPVGPK from the exons ATGGAATACTTGATCGGGATTCAGGGGCCAGACTTTGTGCTGGTTGCGGCAGATAATGTAGCAGCCAGCAGTATAATCCAGATGAAACACG ATTATGACAAGATGTTTAAGCTCAGTGAAAAGATCCTGCTCCTGTGTGTGGGTGAAGCCGGTGACACTGTACAGTTTGCAGAATACATTCAGAAAAATGTCCAGCTTTACAAAATGAGAAATg GATATGAGCTTAGCCCAGCAGCTGCTGCAAACTTCACAAGGAAAAACTTGGCAGACTATCTGCGGAGTCGG ACTCCATACCATGTGAACCTGCTCTTGGCAGGATATGATGAGACCGATGGTCCAGGACTCTACTACATGGACCACCTGTCAGCACTTGCCAAAGCCCCCTTCGCCGCACACGGATACGGTGCCTTCCTCACCCTCTCCATCCTGGACAGATATTACAGACCAG ATCTGACTCGTGAGGAGGCTGTTGATCTGCTCAAGAAGTGTTTAGAGGAG CTCAACAAACGTTTCATCCTGAACCTGCCGTCTTTCACCGTTCGTTTGATCGACAAAGACGGCATCCACGACATGGAGAAGCTACCCGTGGGCCCTAAATGA
- the LOC132104184 gene encoding UPF0500 protein C1orf216 homolog isoform X1 has protein sequence MGGRRVRRNQINIAREARSKEGRTGRTLDLIRGRKTDNKSASESQTKLKMLQQDRAMNPVLGSQPLVAPHLTLHINTNSQKRRKKDGNFNFLGQDDDTMTGDENRNQVRPKALGRDLPLSSNHYGPGPLSPLSRLPCWSPLEPLPEIESGDDMGGRVPPDGAEEGKVDEEMRRVTDDEKEKALGESEKVEDLLDNDEEVDGVIDWADSDEEFEFSYRSESSSPLSTESGDIGAAGSHNSIWDQICRERPTADNGNRKATADTLKNQNHVDKKAERRRESLEGTDAVEDGSTDSDIDPCSELPDLMEAVWTLQDREQFKAQEMEKHQVQLTMYRRLALIRWVRTLQNRVQEQQNRLQSSFDVILTHRKELLRMGAATAAQ, from the exons ATGGGAGGGAGGAGAGTGAGGAGGAATCAGATTAACATCGCTAGAGAGGCTCGGTCGAAGGAGGGGAGAACCGGGAGGACGCTGGATCTCATTCGCGGACGAAAAACGGACAACAAATC AGCGAGTGAATctcaaacaaaactgaaaatgcttCAGCAAGATCGGGCCATGAACCCTGTCCTTGGAAGTCAACCTCTGGTTGCACCACACTTAACTCTGCACATCAATACCAATAGTCAAAAGAGGCGCAAGAAAGATGGTAACTTTAACTTTCTTGGGCAGGATGATGACACTATGACAGGAGATGAAAATCGCAACCAGGTGCGCCCAAAAGCTTTGGGCCGTGATCTGCCTCTTTCTTCCAACCACTATGGACCTGGACCCCTCTCCCCATTGTCTCGTCTGCCATGCTGGAGCCCTTTGGAGCCTCTTCCTGAGATTGAAAGTGGAGACGATATGGGTGGCAGAGTGCCTCCAGATGGTGCAGAGGAAGGCAAGGTTGATGAAGAGATGAGGAGAGTGACAGATGATGAAAAGGAGAAGGCACTGGGAGAGAGTGAGAAAGTGGAGGACCTACTGGATAATGACGAAGAGGTGGATGGAGTGATAGACTGGGCTGACAGTGATGAAGAGTTTGAATTCAGCTACAGGTCAGAAAGCTCTTCCCCACTCAGCACAGAGAGTGGTGACATTGGGGCCGCAGGGTCCCACAATTCCATCTGGGATCAAATCTGCCGTGAACGTCCAACAGCTGACAATGGCAATAGGAAGGCGACTGCAGACACCCTGAAAAACCAAAACCATGTGGATAAGAAAGCAGAGCGGCGTCGAGAGAGCCTGGAGGGCACAGATGCAGTTGAAGATGGCTCGACCGACTCCGATATCGACCCCTGTTCTGAACTGCCGGACCTTATGGAGGCTGTTTGGACACTACAGGACCGGGAGCAGTTTAAGGCACAGGAGATGGAGAAGCATCAGGTCCAGCTGACCATGTATCGTCGCCTGGCCCTTATCCGGTGGGTTCGCACCTTACAAAATCGCGTCCAGGAGCAGCAAAACCGCCTCCAGTCAAGTTTCGATGTCATTCTTACACATAGGAAAGAGCTTCTACGCATGGGTGCTGCCACTGCTGCCCAATAA
- the LOC132104185 gene encoding transcription factor AP-2-epsilon isoform X2, with amino-acid sequence MLVHTYSTMDRADGLSSSSPSGRLSHLSSLNQAAYSSAPPLCHTPASDFQPPYFPPPYPQSSLSYSQSQDTGYPHLTDPYPSINSLHQHQQAAWHSQRSRSEDAGLLSQSHRALSLDPRREYPGVPRLLHHGLGEGAAALGEGPLGMHAVGHHGLDDIQGMEEASALGILDHSVIKKVPLPSKLNGSMVSALSLTKEGLGLGGVSNPAEVFCSVPGRLSLLSSTSKYKVTVGEVQRRLAPPECLNASLLGGVLRRAKSKNGGRCLRERLEKIGLNLPAGRRKAANVTLLTALVEGEAVHLARDFGYVCETEFPARATAEYLCRQSDPDQLPTRRSMLLATKEICKEFLDLMSQDRSPLGASRPTPCLEPGVQSNLTHFSLLTHGFGTPAICAALSAFQSYLLEALKLLDKGEGGGKIHHDKELKHRK; translated from the exons GACCGTGCGGACGGACTGTCCAGCTCTTCTCCGAGCGGACGACTCTCTCATCTGTCTTCGCTGAACCAGGCTGCGTATTCTTCGGCTCCCCCTCTCTGCCACACTCCTGCGTCCGACTTCCAGCCGCCCTACTTTCCACCTCCATACCCTCAGTCCTCACTGTCTTATTCCCAGAGCCAAGACACCGGATACCCGCATTTAACGGACCCCTATCCTTCCATCAACTCCCTCCATCAGCACCAACAGGCAGCGTGGCACTCCCAGCGCTCTCGCTCAGAGGACGCGGGGCTTCTGTCGCAGTCACACCGCGCTCTAAGCTTAGATCCGCGGCGGGAGTATCCGGGCGTTCCGCGGTTGCTCCATCATGGACTGGGTGAAGGAGCAGCGGCGCTCGGTGAAGGTCCTCTGGGAATGCACGCAGTTGGTCATCACGGTCTGGATGACATTCAG GGTATGGAGGAGGCATCCGCTTTGGGGATCCTGGACCATTCTGTTATCAAGAAAG TTCCGCTCCCATCAAAGCTAAACGGCTCAATGGTCTCTGCCTTGTCCCTCACTAAAGAAGGCCTGGGCCTGGGCGGTGTGTCCAACCCCGCAGAGGTTTTCTGTTCTGTCCCAGGACGCTTGTCGCTCCTCAGCTCCACATCTAAATATAAGGTCACAGTTGGAGAGGTGCAGAGACGCCTGGCCCCACCTGAGTGCCTCAACGCCTCGCTGCTTGGAGGAGTCTTGCGCAG AGCCAAATCAAAAAATGGAGGCCGCTGTTTACGAGAACGTCTGGAGAAGATCGGCCTCAACCTTCCTGCTGGTCGGCGAAAGGCAGCCAACGTCACACTCCTCACAGCACTGGTGGAAG GTGAGGCAGTTCATCTCGCACGGGACTTTGGGTATGTGTGTGAGACTGAGTTCCCCGCCCGGGCCACCGCAGAGTATCTGTGCAGACAAAGTGACCCAGATCAGCTGCCCACACGACGTAGTATGCTGCTGGCCACCAA GGAGATTTGCAAGGAGTTTTTGGACCTGATGTCGCAGGACAGGTCGCCGTTGGGTGCAAGTCGCCCCACCCCCTGCCTGGAGCCCGGGGTGCAAAGCAACCTGACCCACTTCAGCCTCCTCACCCACGGTTTCGGCACACCCGCCATTTGTGCCGCCCTGTCAGCCTTCCAGAGTTACTTGCTAGAGGCCCTAAAACTGCTGGATAAAGGAGAGGGAGGAGGAAAAATCCACCATGACAAGGAACTCAAGCACCGCAAATGA